A single genomic interval of Gossypium raimondii isolate GPD5lz chromosome 11, ASM2569854v1, whole genome shotgun sequence harbors:
- the LOC105761368 gene encoding LOW QUALITY PROTEIN: putative disease resistance protein At1g50180 (The sequence of the model RefSeq protein was modified relative to this genomic sequence to represent the inferred CDS: inserted 2 bases in 1 codon), translating to MALSAVTSAVTTIGNLLTEEAIYLWGVEEQVDRLQTELKWMQRYLMDAETKQSMDEMIRLWVAEIRELAYDAEDVVEEFALKIGSKNKGGPASCIKRSACCLKEGWALHKTRSKIEKIKERINDLVRKLQAYGVKDRGEESSSSTERRESRRPYPHIMDDNIVGLVDDTEGLVKVLTEESGCKVVTIWGMGGLGKTTLAKKIYHHRQVIDYFDHLAFVYVSQPCQKRNVWEDILSGFKTLDKVDRKIRDEALAEKLYNILGVKKCLVILDDIWTTEAWDSLKPAFPVATGRHSNSKILLTSRNRGIVSDADIRGKIFLIRLYFLKQFLKHFHGILLYVYPGSLHQKDGGAGNKIGEELKELGENMVKHCAGLPLAIVVLGGILATKNNSLNEWRKISDNVKSYLKRGKNQGPEDVLALSYDDLPPYLRPCFLYLSHFPEDYMIDVDRLIQLWVAEGIVSSKQEKRDGGEIAEDVAESYLMELVERCLIQVQERDVATLKVKTIQMHDLMRDLCLSKAKQENFVFIVDRSNASSLSMIRKVGRVSVHEFFFIKCIKSPNIRSLLFFNEFFPDEAVEKSWPLEVLNYVEEHEDYDCNPLYWILFISGISTMALKIRGIWRYMFNNFKLLRALNYERTGGDPSVGFKLPSNIGNLVHLRFLSLRNLNFHWSKLPSSLGNLRCLQTLDLRVDNVKIHVPNVIWRMEQLRHLYLPLRCKSNTKLKLGTLRKLLTLVNFNTKNCYLKDLINMKNLRELGINFPFNIENFNEKDLGENPPIIGSKYLHSLFIVSIGESGTEIDPRHLAHLLSNCTSICNLSIAVRISELPEYHYFSSHLAYIRLSWFKFRKDPMPTLEKLPNLRILEFESSFKGKEMFCSXGFPKLESLILGGLENLEEWKMDEGAMPSLQRLEITYCRRLKMLPEGLRFITTLKELKIELMPKAFKDRLEEGGEDFYKVKHVPSIIYWLIVCCFLQITIKRLQDKVWEEWEVSGLASSFKGKEMFCSAQGFPKLESLILAEHFELEEWKVDKGAMPSLQRLEIKDCPELKMLPDGLRFITTLKELKLELMPKAFKDRLEEGGEDFYKVKHVPSIIFQKCG from the exons ATGGCTTTGTCTGCTGTGACATCTGCAGTGACAACAATTGGCAACCTGCTAACTGAGGAAGCCATATACCTATGGGGCGTGGAGGAGCAAGTTGATCGTCTGCAAACAGAGCTCAAATGGATGCAAAGATACTTAATGGACGCAGAGACAAAACAATCAATGGATGAGATGATTCGTCTTTGGGTTGCTGAAATCAGAGAGCTTGCTTATGATGCCGAGGATGTTGTCGAGGAATTTGCTCTCAAGATTGGATCCAAAAACAAAGGAGGTCCTGCGAGTTGTATTAAAAGATCAGCCTGCTGTTTGAAAGAGGGATGGGCACTCCACAAAACCAGGTCAAAAATCgagaaaatcaaagaaagaatCAACGACTTGGTCCGAAAACTACAGGCCTACGGAGTAAAGGACAGAGGAGAAGAATCAAGTTCTTCAACTGAAAGACGAGAATCAAGGCGGCCTTATCCACATATTATGGATGATAATATTGTTGGACTAGTTGATGATACCGAGGGATTGGTCAAAGTTCTTACGGAGGAAAGTGGATGCAAGGTTGTTACAATATGGGGCATGGGTGGTCTGGGAAAGACCACTCTCGCCAAGAAAATATATCACCATCGTCAGGTTATTGATTATTTCGATCACTTGGCTTTTGTATATGTTTCTCAACCATGCCAGAAAAGAAATGTTTGGGAAGACATTCTATCTGGTTTCAAAACTTTAGATAAAGTGGACAGGAAGATAAGAGATGAAGCATTAGCAGAGAAGTTGTATAACATTTTGGGGGTTAAAAAGTGTCTGGtgatacttgatgatatttGGACCACTGAAGCTTGGGATAGTCTAAAACCTGCCTTTCCAGTTGCAACGGGCCGTCATAGCAATAGCAAGATATTGCTCACCTCTAGAAACAGGGGGATAGTTTCAGATGCTGACATAagaggtaaaattttcttaattag ATTGTATTTCCTCAAACAG TTTCTTAAGCACTTTCATGGTattcttttatatgtttatCCTGGATCCTTGCATCAGAAAGATGGAGGCGCAG GAAATAAAATCGGTGAGGAATTAAAAGAGTTGGGAGAGAACATGGTTAAACATTGTGCAGGGCTGCCATTAGCCATTGTTGTATTGGGAGGAATTTTGGCTACAAAGAATAATTCATTAAACGAATGGCGAAAGATATCTGACAATGTAAAATCATACTTGAAGAGAGGCAAAAATCAAGGACCAGAGGATGTGTTAGCATTAAGTTATGATGATTTGCCTCCCTATCTAAGACCATGTTTCCTCTATCTAAGCCATTTTCCGGAGGATTATATGATAGATGTGGATAGATTGATTCAATTATGGGTTGCTGAAGGTATTGTGTCATCAAAGCAAGAAAAAAGAGATGGTGGGGAAATTGCGGAAGATGTGGCGGAATCTTATTTAATGGAGCTTGTGGAAAGGTGCTTGATTCAAGTACAAGAAAGAGATGTGGCAACCTTAAAGGTAAAAACGATTCAGATGCATGATCTGATGAGAGATCTTTGCTTATCAAAggcaaaacaagaaaattttgtcTTCATTGTTGATCGATCGAATGCATCTTCATTATCTATGATTCGGAAGGTTGGTAGGGTTTCTGTGCATgagttttttttcataaaatgcaTTAAAAGTCCAAATATTCGATCACTTTTGTTCTTCAATGAGTTCTTTCCGGATGAGGCAGTAGAAAAATCTTGGCCCTTGGAAGTGTTGAATTACGTTGAAGAACATGAAGATTATGATTGTAATCCACTGTATTGGATTCTTTTCATTTCGGGAATTAGTACGATGGCACTTAAAATTCGAGGAATTTGGAGATACATGTTCAACAACTTCAAATTGCTAAGAGCCCTAAACTATGAAAGAACAGGAGGTGATCCTTCTGTAGGGTTTAAGTTACCCAGTAATATAGGTAATCTCGTCCATTTAAGATTCTTGAGTCTAAGGAATCTTAACTTCCATTGGTCAAAGTTGCCATCATCTCTAGGCAACTTAAGGTGCTTGCAAACCTTGGATTTAAGAGTTGATAATGTCAAAATTCATGTACCTAATGTGATATGGAGGATGGAGCAACTAAGACATTTATATCTCCCTTTGAGATGTAAAAGCAATACTAAGTTGAAGTTGGGCACTTTGAGAAAACTCCTAACACTTGTGAACTTCAACACCAAGAATTGTTATCTGAAGGATCTTATCAACATGAAAAATCTTAGAGAGTTGGGGATAAATTTTCCcttcaatattgaaaatttcaatgaGAAGGACTTGGGCGAGAATCCACCCATAATCGGAAGTAAATATCTTCATTCCTTGTTTATTGTTTCCATTGGGGAATCCGGCACAGAAATAGATCCAAGACATTTGGCCCACCTCCTTTCAAATTGTACTAGTATTTGCAACTTAAGTATAGCAGTAAGGATAAGTGAGTTACCAGAGTATCACTACTTCTCTTCACATCTCGCTTACATACGGTTGAGTTGGTTCAAGTTTAGGAAAGATCCAATGCCAACACTAGAGAAGCTGCCTAACTTAAGGATTCTTGAATTCGAAAGTTCTTTcaaaggaaaggaaatgttTTGCTC GGGTTTTCCTAAACTTGAGTCTCTAATCCTTGGGGGGCTCGAAAATTTGGAGGAGTGGAAGATGGATGAAGGAGCCATGCCTTCTCTTCAGCGATTGGAGATCACGTATTGCAGAAGATTGAAGATGCTTCCAGAGGGATTGAGGTTCATTACAACCCTCAAAGAACTGAAGATTGAATTAATGCCAAAGGCATTCAAAGATAGATTGGAGGAAGGAGGAGAAGATTTCTACAAAGTCAAACATGTTCCTTCTATCATAT ACTGGTTGattgtttgttgttttcttcaaattacAATAAAACGGTTGCAAGATAAGGTATGGGAAGAATGGGAGGTGTCTGGATTAGCAAG